Proteins found in one Arthrobacter sp. U41 genomic segment:
- a CDS encoding alpha/beta hydrolase — MTIPLDHTPFSSPFTGTGPRTGVLVSHGFTGSPHGVRDWARSLADAGYAVRMPLLPGHGTSWQELSRTRWQEWHAALDAAYLELAGECEHVVVAGLSMGGALALRIAATRPVAGAVLVNPALVIDDPRAPLAGILKFVLKSTPAIANDILKEGIDEGAYTRTPVAAAHELNRMFKDTLRLLPRITAPVRVYRSAVDHVVSDSSMVALRRGLTRAPLEVIRLENSYHVATMDNDAPMIFHGSAEFVRSLAAGGTPDAAHASQKDTADD, encoded by the coding sequence ATGACCATTCCCCTGGACCACACTCCGTTCAGCAGCCCGTTCACCGGAACCGGTCCCCGCACCGGAGTCCTGGTCTCGCACGGCTTCACCGGCAGTCCGCACGGTGTCAGGGACTGGGCCAGGTCGCTGGCCGACGCCGGCTACGCTGTGCGGATGCCGCTGCTGCCGGGGCACGGCACCAGCTGGCAGGAGCTGTCCCGGACACGCTGGCAGGAGTGGCACGCGGCGCTCGACGCCGCCTACCTTGAACTTGCCGGGGAATGTGAGCACGTCGTGGTGGCGGGCCTGTCCATGGGCGGGGCCCTGGCGCTGCGGATTGCCGCCACCCGCCCGGTGGCCGGGGCCGTGCTGGTGAACCCCGCCCTTGTCATTGACGATCCCCGCGCCCCGCTGGCCGGCATCCTGAAATTCGTGCTCAAGAGCACCCCCGCGATCGCCAACGACATCCTCAAGGAGGGCATCGACGAGGGGGCCTACACCCGGACTCCGGTCGCGGCGGCACACGAGCTGAACAGGATGTTCAAGGACACCCTGCGGCTGCTGCCGCGGATAACCGCGCCTGTGCGGGTCTACCGCTCCGCGGTGGACCATGTGGTCTCCGACTCAAGCATGGTGGCCCTGCGCCGCGGCCTGACCCGCGCCCCGCTGGAAGTGATCCGGCTGGAAAACAGCTACCACGTGGCTACGATGGACAACGACGCGCCTATGATCTTCCACGGCTCGGCCGAATTCGTCCGGTCGCTGGCTGCGGGAGGCACTCCGGACGCTGCCCACGCTAGCCAAAAGGACACGGCAGATGACTAG
- a CDS encoding alpha/beta hydrolase, with protein MTGSSTPLAPAAFNYPGHGANAGIGVAICHGFTGSPLSVLPWAEHLARQGFAVSVPLLPGHGTDWRDLARHGWQDWYRAFEASYLELAAGTRHCYVAGLSMGGTIALRTAARHDVAGVAVVNPGLSFYDRRVRYIGLLKHVQRTTVPVQESGPTASATEDGDYSLTPLEAVHQLSRLFRAVLRELPAVAAPALVFKSDTDTVVPPSSLELLRKRLGSRELEVVGLPESGHVATLDVDAPLIFDRSVQFFLQHTATTARETP; from the coding sequence ATGACCGGAAGCAGCACTCCCCTGGCGCCCGCGGCGTTCAATTATCCCGGCCACGGCGCCAACGCGGGCATCGGCGTGGCCATCTGCCACGGCTTCACCGGCAGCCCGCTGAGCGTCCTGCCCTGGGCGGAGCATCTGGCCCGGCAGGGCTTTGCGGTGTCCGTGCCGCTGCTGCCCGGTCACGGCACCGACTGGCGCGACCTGGCCCGCCACGGCTGGCAGGACTGGTACCGGGCCTTCGAGGCCTCCTATCTGGAGCTGGCCGCCGGAACCCGGCACTGCTACGTGGCAGGACTCTCCATGGGCGGGACCATCGCCCTGCGCACCGCGGCACGCCACGACGTCGCCGGGGTCGCCGTCGTCAACCCCGGGCTGAGCTTCTACGACCGCCGGGTGCGCTACATCGGCCTGCTCAAGCACGTCCAGCGCACCACCGTTCCGGTCCAGGAATCGGGTCCGACGGCCTCGGCCACCGAGGACGGCGACTACTCGCTGACCCCGCTGGAAGCCGTCCACCAGCTGAGCCGGCTCTTCCGGGCGGTGCTGCGCGAACTGCCCGCCGTCGCCGCGCCGGCGCTGGTGTTCAAGTCCGACACCGACACCGTGGTTCCGCCCTCCTCGCTCGAACTGCTGCGGAAGCGGCTGGGCTCGCGGGAGCTGGAGGTGGTCGGCCTGCCGGAGAGCGGGCACGTGGCCACCCTCGACGTCGACGCCCCGCTGATCTTCGACCGTTCCGTTCAGTTTTTCCTGCAGCACACAGCCACCACAGCCCGGGAGACCCCATGA
- a CDS encoding lysophospholipid acyltransferase family protein — protein MFYWFMKTFVLGPVLKTLFRPWVKGLDNVPAEGAAILASNHLSFSDSIFMPLMVPRPVVFLAKSEYFTGKGIKGRLTATFFRLTNQLPMDRSGGAASALSLNAGMDVLKNGSLLGIYPEGTRSPDSRLYRGKVGVARLALQARVPVIPVAMIGTDKVQPIGKRMPNIRRIGMIFGEPLDFSRYYGMEDDRLIQRSVTDEIMYELMRLSGQEYIDEYAAVVKLRLAGKATEVPEDGAAGPGPAAPGSA, from the coding sequence GTGTTTTATTGGTTCATGAAGACGTTCGTTCTCGGGCCGGTCCTGAAGACGCTTTTCAGGCCCTGGGTCAAGGGCCTGGACAATGTCCCCGCCGAAGGCGCCGCCATCCTGGCCTCCAACCATCTCTCCTTCTCCGACTCCATCTTTATGCCGCTGATGGTGCCCCGGCCCGTCGTGTTCCTCGCGAAATCCGAGTACTTCACCGGCAAGGGGATCAAGGGCAGGCTGACGGCCACGTTCTTCCGGCTCACCAACCAGCTGCCGATGGACCGCTCCGGCGGGGCCGCGTCAGCCCTGTCGCTCAATGCCGGCATGGACGTGCTGAAGAACGGTTCGCTCCTGGGCATTTATCCGGAGGGCACCCGCAGCCCGGACTCCCGGCTGTACCGCGGCAAGGTCGGGGTGGCGCGGCTGGCGCTGCAGGCCCGGGTCCCCGTGATCCCGGTCGCGATGATCGGCACGGACAAGGTCCAGCCGATCGGCAAACGGATGCCCAACATCCGTCGCATCGGGATGATCTTCGGTGAGCCGCTGGACTTCAGCCGCTACTACGGCATGGAGGATGACCGGCTGATCCAGCGGTCCGTGACCGACGAGATCATGTACGAACTGATGCGCCTCTCCGGCCAGGAATACATCGACGAGTACGCCGCCGTCGTCAAGCTCCGCCTCGCCGGGAAAGCCACCGAGGTTCCGGAGGACGGCGCCGCCGGCCCCGGCCCCGCAGCACCCGGGAGTGCGTGA
- a CDS encoding class II 3-deoxy-7-phosphoheptulonate synthase: MTELSAATALPLNSSVSGSPLAGSALTSTAQSGAANYPGLDHWRELPASQQPSWSDKAVFEASVKELSVLPPLVFAGEVDILRERLAAAAQGKAFLLQGGDCAETFEAATADKISARVRTILQMAVVLTYGAAMPVIKMGRMAGQFAKPRSSNDETRDGVTLPAYRGDIVNGYDFTPESRAHDASRMLKAYHTSASTLNLIRAFTQGGFADLRLVHQWNKGFTENPAHARYESLARDIDRAIKFMASCGADFEALKRVEFYASHEALLLDYERALTRIDSRTGFPYDTSAHFLWIGERTRELDHAHVDFLSRVRNPIGVKLGPGTSGDDALRLIDKLDPDREPGRLTFITRMGAGNIREKLPPIVERVTASGAQVLWVTDPMHGNTVTSPNGYKTRNFDDVIDEVRGFFEVHHALGTVPGGLHVEMTGDDVAECLGGADPVDQESFLDRYESVCDPRLNHMQSLEMAFLVAGALAKH; this comes from the coding sequence GTGACTGAGCTATCTGCGGCTACGGCCCTCCCCCTGAACAGTTCCGTGAGTGGCTCGCCCCTGGCGGGCTCCGCCCTGACCAGCACCGCCCAGAGCGGTGCCGCCAATTATCCCGGCCTGGACCACTGGCGGGAGTTGCCTGCCTCCCAGCAGCCGAGCTGGTCGGACAAGGCCGTCTTCGAAGCCTCCGTGAAGGAACTGTCCGTCCTTCCGCCGCTCGTCTTCGCCGGCGAAGTGGACATCCTGCGGGAGCGGCTCGCCGCCGCGGCCCAGGGCAAGGCATTCCTGCTCCAGGGCGGTGACTGCGCGGAAACGTTCGAAGCGGCCACGGCCGACAAGATCAGCGCCCGCGTCCGCACCATTCTCCAGATGGCCGTCGTCCTCACGTACGGCGCCGCCATGCCGGTCATCAAAATGGGCCGCATGGCCGGACAGTTCGCCAAGCCGCGCTCCTCCAACGACGAAACCCGCGACGGCGTCACGCTGCCGGCCTACCGCGGCGACATCGTCAACGGCTATGATTTCACCCCGGAATCCCGCGCGCACGACGCCAGCCGGATGCTCAAGGCGTACCACACCTCCGCCTCCACCCTGAACCTGATCCGCGCCTTCACCCAGGGCGGCTTCGCGGACCTGCGGCTCGTGCACCAGTGGAACAAGGGCTTCACCGAGAACCCCGCCCACGCACGCTACGAGTCCCTGGCCCGGGACATCGACCGTGCCATCAAGTTCATGGCGTCCTGCGGGGCCGACTTCGAGGCGCTCAAGCGTGTGGAGTTCTACGCCAGCCATGAGGCGCTGCTGCTCGACTACGAACGCGCCCTGACCCGCATCGACTCCCGCACCGGCTTCCCGTATGACACCTCCGCGCACTTCCTCTGGATCGGTGAGCGCACGCGCGAACTGGACCACGCCCACGTCGACTTCCTCTCGCGGGTACGGAACCCGATCGGCGTCAAGCTGGGCCCCGGCACCAGCGGCGACGATGCGCTGCGCCTGATCGACAAGCTGGACCCGGACCGCGAACCCGGCCGCCTGACCTTCATCACCCGGATGGGTGCCGGCAACATCCGCGAGAAGCTGCCCCCGATCGTGGAGCGGGTCACGGCCTCCGGCGCCCAGGTGCTCTGGGTGACCGACCCCATGCACGGCAACACGGTGACCTCGCCGAACGGCTACAAGACCCGCAACTTCGACGACGTCATCGATGAGGTCCGCGGCTTCTTCGAGGTCCACCACGCGCTCGGCACCGTCCCGGGCGGGCTGCACGTCGAGATGACCGGCGACGACGTCGCCGAGTGCCTGGGCGGGGCCGACCCGGTGGACCAGGAGTCCTTCCTGGACCGCTACGAATCGGTGTGCGATCCTCGCTTGAACCACATGCAGTCCCTCGAGATGGCGTTCCTGGTCGCCGGGGCACTCGCCAAGCACTGA
- a CDS encoding Stk1 family PASTA domain-containing Ser/Thr kinase, whose translation MVQDYSSDPLVGTLVDGRYLIQSRLARGGMSTVYVATDRRLERDVALKVLHPHMAGDPQFLDRLGREAKAAARLSHPHVVGVLDQGEDDRVAYLVMEYIKGHTLRDVLKDKGALPPRLALALIDPVVEGLGAAHEAGLIHRDIKPENVLIAEDGRIKLGDFGLARAISTSTSTGALIGTVAYLSPELVLGRQADARSDIYSVGIMLYEMITGRQPFDGEVPIQVAYQHVNSTVGAPSALVPGLAGEIDELVQWCTANDPDKRPVDGGALLSELRHIRTNLSDAELDLQPPAARPALPAAPPAPGPPVRRPGGAPDPRTGHGATEVIGGLQNPTEFIARGSNPTTVLSAAPHRPGYGPLSAPDEAPYPGGYDDGHDAAIPASKRALRKHDRDEQKARLRAAATPVRSLREGNPRRRGLLWILVLVIAALLAGGAGWFFGMGPGSPGTIPELANKTVAEAQQLLRTAGFQSTTKDVFDDDVSPGLVVGSEPAAGEVIRKFQPVSLAVSKGPELFPLPELTGKSLDEAKAALNGAGMALGKISETYDETAPAGTVLAQAPRTGNPVRHGTPVDLTVSRGPQPIPVPDVRGQEQGDAVKAIEAAGLKAVVAPVTVNDRAVPKGAVVAQAPASGTLTRGGTVTLTVSKGPKLVDVPSFIGKQADEAREALEQLGFEVRVNNILGGFFGTVRDQDPVNKKVPEGSVVTLTVV comes from the coding sequence ATAGTGCAGGATTATTCGTCGGACCCTCTCGTTGGCACCCTGGTGGATGGCCGGTACCTGATTCAGTCCCGGCTCGCCCGCGGCGGGATGTCCACCGTGTATGTGGCCACCGACCGGCGGCTGGAGCGTGATGTGGCGCTGAAGGTGCTGCACCCCCACATGGCCGGCGACCCGCAGTTCCTTGACCGGCTGGGCCGCGAGGCCAAGGCCGCCGCCCGGCTTTCGCACCCGCACGTCGTGGGGGTGCTCGACCAGGGCGAGGATGACCGGGTGGCCTACCTGGTGATGGAGTACATCAAGGGCCACACCCTTCGCGACGTCCTTAAGGACAAGGGCGCACTCCCGCCCCGCCTGGCCTTGGCGCTGATCGATCCCGTCGTGGAGGGACTGGGGGCGGCCCACGAAGCCGGTCTCATCCACCGGGACATCAAGCCGGAGAATGTGCTGATCGCCGAGGACGGTCGGATCAAGCTCGGCGACTTCGGGCTGGCCCGCGCGATTTCGACGTCGACCAGCACCGGCGCGCTGATTGGCACCGTGGCCTATCTATCCCCCGAACTCGTGCTGGGCCGGCAGGCCGACGCCCGGAGCGACATCTATTCGGTGGGCATCATGCTCTACGAGATGATCACCGGCCGGCAGCCGTTCGACGGTGAAGTCCCCATCCAGGTTGCCTACCAGCACGTGAACTCCACCGTCGGCGCACCGTCGGCGCTGGTTCCGGGACTCGCCGGCGAAATCGACGAACTCGTGCAGTGGTGCACCGCCAATGACCCCGACAAACGCCCGGTCGACGGAGGCGCCCTGCTCTCCGAACTCCGGCACATCCGGACAAACCTGAGCGACGCCGAACTCGACCTTCAGCCGCCTGCGGCACGTCCGGCCCTGCCCGCCGCGCCTCCCGCGCCCGGCCCGCCGGTCCGGCGGCCCGGCGGTGCCCCGGATCCGCGCACCGGGCACGGCGCCACCGAGGTCATCGGCGGCCTGCAAAACCCCACGGAATTCATCGCCCGGGGCAGCAACCCGACCACCGTGCTGTCCGCGGCCCCGCACCGCCCCGGCTACGGCCCGCTGTCCGCCCCGGACGAAGCACCCTACCCGGGCGGCTACGACGACGGACACGATGCCGCCATTCCGGCCAGCAAGCGGGCACTACGCAAACATGACCGGGACGAGCAGAAGGCGCGCCTGCGCGCCGCGGCCACACCGGTCCGGAGCCTGCGCGAGGGCAACCCGCGGCGCCGCGGCCTGCTCTGGATTCTCGTACTGGTCATCGCGGCACTGCTGGCCGGCGGGGCCGGCTGGTTCTTCGGCATGGGACCGGGCTCCCCCGGCACGATTCCGGAACTCGCGAACAAGACCGTGGCGGAGGCCCAGCAGCTGCTCCGGACGGCCGGATTCCAGTCCACCACCAAGGACGTCTTCGACGACGATGTCTCCCCGGGCCTGGTGGTGGGCTCCGAACCGGCGGCCGGGGAGGTCATCCGGAAGTTCCAGCCGGTGTCCCTGGCGGTCTCCAAGGGCCCCGAGCTGTTCCCCCTGCCCGAGCTGACCGGAAAGTCCCTGGACGAGGCCAAGGCCGCCCTCAACGGCGCGGGCATGGCCCTGGGGAAAATCTCTGAAACCTACGACGAAACCGCGCCCGCCGGGACAGTCCTTGCCCAGGCACCGCGCACCGGAAATCCGGTCCGCCACGGCACCCCGGTGGACCTCACGGTGTCCAGGGGCCCGCAGCCCATTCCGGTGCCGGACGTGCGCGGCCAGGAACAGGGGGACGCGGTCAAGGCCATCGAAGCCGCCGGGCTGAAGGCTGTGGTCGCGCCCGTCACCGTCAATGACCGGGCTGTGCCCAAGGGCGCCGTGGTGGCCCAGGCGCCGGCCAGCGGGACCCTCACCCGGGGCGGTACGGTCACCCTGACCGTCTCCAAGGGACCCAAACTCGTTGACGTCCCCAGCTTCATCGGCAAGCAGGCCGACGAGGCCCGCGAGGCCCTGGAGCAGCTGGGCTTCGAAGTCCGGGTGAACAATATCCTGGGCGGATTCTTCGGCACCGTCCGGGACCAGGACCCGGTGAACAAGAAGGTTCCGGAGGGCTCCGTGGTCACCCTGACCGTGGTCTGA
- a CDS encoding lytic transglycosylase domain-containing protein: MTTSRSPKPTARPSLPMIAATTAALPAVMLSSLAIAQPAAAESRPGAIPATLAAAMQAQAQGQTARPALIPAGSVPAAMPSAFRPAEVSAPAEYTIARGDTISGIAGKFGLDTYAILKLNQLQANTLIYPGQKIKLGGSATAPEPAAPAAPAPSAASGSVYTVKSGDTLSAIAARHGVRLSEVFGWNGLNMGSIIRPGQQVKIGGGAAAPAPSAPAPAPAAPAPVAPAATPVAATGSYTIKSGDTLSGIAARNGVKLADILSANRLTMSSIIYPGQKLALSGGSIAPASTPPAATVTPLVPSSFLGFSYPAAVVSSANQNKALLNASPVPSREQMKTIVADTARRMGVEPSLALAFAFQESSFDHRSVSPANAIGTMQVIPSSGEWASDLVGRQLNLLDPYDNATAGVAIIRQLIRTSPDQDTAIAGYYQGQYSVSKYGMYEDTKRYVESIKAHQKNFG; this comes from the coding sequence ATGACGACGTCACGTTCGCCAAAGCCCACTGCGAGGCCCAGCCTGCCGATGATTGCGGCCACGACGGCGGCCCTGCCCGCCGTTATGCTTTCTTCCCTGGCGATCGCCCAGCCTGCAGCGGCGGAGTCGCGTCCCGGCGCCATCCCGGCCACTCTGGCTGCGGCCATGCAGGCACAGGCCCAGGGACAGACCGCCCGCCCGGCGTTGATTCCTGCCGGTTCCGTCCCGGCGGCCATGCCCTCCGCGTTCCGCCCCGCCGAGGTTTCCGCCCCGGCGGAGTACACGATCGCCCGGGGCGACACCATCAGCGGAATCGCAGGCAAGTTCGGCCTGGACACCTACGCCATCCTGAAGTTGAACCAGCTGCAGGCGAACACGCTCATCTACCCCGGCCAGAAGATCAAGCTTGGCGGCTCGGCCACGGCGCCGGAGCCGGCGGCGCCGGCTGCTCCCGCTCCGTCGGCTGCTTCCGGCAGCGTCTACACCGTGAAGTCCGGTGACACCCTCAGTGCCATTGCAGCCCGCCACGGCGTCAGGCTCTCCGAGGTCTTCGGCTGGAACGGGCTCAACATGGGCTCCATCATCCGCCCCGGCCAGCAGGTCAAGATCGGCGGCGGCGCTGCGGCACCTGCCCCGTCGGCACCTGCCCCGGCTCCGGCTGCTCCGGCCCCGGTGGCGCCGGCCGCGACCCCGGTCGCCGCAACGGGTTCCTACACGATCAAGTCCGGCGATACCCTCTCCGGCATCGCGGCCAGGAACGGCGTCAAGCTCGCCGATATCCTTTCCGCCAACCGTCTGACGATGAGCAGCATCATCTACCCCGGACAGAAGCTCGCGCTCTCGGGCGGTTCCATCGCACCGGCCTCCACCCCGCCCGCTGCCACGGTGACGCCGCTGGTCCCGAGCAGCTTCCTGGGCTTCAGCTACCCGGCCGCCGTCGTCAGCTCCGCCAACCAGAACAAGGCCCTGCTGAACGCTTCGCCCGTGCCCAGCCGGGAACAGATGAAGACGATTGTGGCGGACACCGCCCGCCGCATGGGGGTCGAGCCGTCCCTGGCCCTGGCCTTCGCCTTCCAGGAATCCAGCTTTGACCACCGCTCGGTGTCCCCCGCCAACGCGATCGGCACCATGCAGGTCATCCCGTCCTCGGGCGAATGGGCCTCGGACCTTGTGGGCCGCCAGCTGAACCTGCTGGACCCGTATGATAACGCCACGGCCGGTGTCGCGATCATCCGCCAGCTGATCCGCACCAGCCCGGACCAGGACACGGCCATCGCGGGCTACTACCAGGGCCAGTACTCCGTCAGCAAGTACGGCATGTACGAGGACACCAAGCGCTACGTGGAGTCCATCAAGGCACACCAGAAGAACTTCGGCTAG
- a CDS encoding Rv2175c family DNA-binding protein gives MSNVESLVGEWLPLPDVAQLLNVSITKVHALLDERALAALRVGERRIRCVPAEFIQDGHPVESLKGTIVVLADAGYSDEELITWLFTPDESLRGRPIDALREGRKTEIRRRAQSLAW, from the coding sequence GTGAGTAATGTAGAAAGCCTTGTGGGCGAATGGCTGCCCCTGCCCGATGTCGCACAGCTTCTGAACGTTTCGATTACCAAGGTCCATGCGCTCCTTGACGAGCGCGCGCTGGCGGCATTGCGGGTCGGGGAACGCCGGATCCGGTGCGTTCCTGCTGAATTCATCCAGGACGGTCATCCGGTCGAAAGCCTCAAGGGAACAATTGTGGTTCTTGCCGACGCCGGCTATTCCGACGAGGAACTCATTACCTGGTTGTTTACGCCGGATGAATCCCTGCGCGGCCGACCGATTGATGCCCTGCGTGAGGGACGCAAAACGGAAATCCGGCGCCGGGCGCAGTCCCTGGCCTGGTAG
- a CDS encoding polyprenyl synthetase family protein has protein sequence MTVAEQLRLEQASYVAAVAGKLTDFLTTRQSVMSAISPDIDPLMGSISNLVTGGKRLRALMCYWGWRGAGGEAGANEVVTAGSALELFQAAALIHDDIIDRSDTRRGGPSVHRRFSELHEAQGWALDSERFGHAAAILTGDLCLSFSEESFTEIGESAASGSRARLIFNLMRAEVMAGQYLDILEEVAGPRRDRAGAVSRAQSIIRFKSAKYSTEHPLALGGALAGAHDGLLRGYSAFALPLGEAFQLRDDVLGVFGDPVTTGKPAGDDLREGKRTVLIAFALDLASPAESAFIDAKLGSPGLDDADVDEIRRIIADCGALQATEVLIADFGRAAFSALDLLPLDELPKTALRKLAEATVSRAA, from the coding sequence GTGACCGTCGCGGAGCAGCTGCGCCTGGAGCAGGCCTCGTACGTTGCCGCCGTCGCCGGAAAGCTCACCGATTTCCTGACCACCCGGCAGTCCGTGATGTCCGCCATCTCCCCCGACATTGATCCGCTGATGGGATCCATCTCGAACCTGGTCACCGGCGGAAAACGCCTGCGGGCACTCATGTGCTACTGGGGCTGGCGGGGAGCCGGGGGCGAGGCCGGAGCCAACGAGGTGGTCACGGCCGGGTCCGCGCTGGAGCTTTTCCAGGCCGCGGCCCTGATCCACGACGACATCATCGACCGTTCGGACACCCGCCGGGGCGGCCCCAGTGTGCACCGGCGCTTCAGCGAGCTGCACGAGGCGCAGGGCTGGGCGCTGGACAGCGAACGGTTCGGGCACGCGGCCGCCATCCTGACCGGGGACCTGTGCCTGTCCTTCAGCGAGGAGTCGTTTACCGAAATCGGGGAGAGTGCAGCGTCCGGCAGCCGGGCACGGCTGATCTTCAACCTGATGCGCGCCGAGGTCATGGCGGGCCAGTACCTGGACATCCTTGAGGAAGTCGCCGGGCCCAGGCGGGACCGCGCCGGGGCCGTCAGCCGAGCCCAGTCCATCATCCGCTTCAAGTCCGCCAAGTACTCCACGGAACATCCGCTGGCGTTGGGCGGCGCCCTGGCCGGCGCCCACGACGGGCTGCTGCGGGGCTACTCGGCATTCGCCCTCCCGCTGGGCGAGGCCTTCCAGCTCCGCGACGACGTCCTGGGAGTCTTTGGCGATCCGGTCACCACGGGCAAGCCGGCCGGAGACGATCTCCGTGAAGGAAAGCGGACCGTCCTGATCGCCTTTGCCCTGGACCTGGCCAGCCCTGCCGAGTCAGCCTTCATCGACGCAAAGCTGGGCAGCCCGGGGCTGGACGACGCGGACGTGGACGAGATCCGCCGCATCATCGCCGATTGCGGCGCACTCCAGGCCACGGAAGTGCTGATAGCGGACTTCGGGCGCGCAGCTTTCTCCGCCCTGGATCTCCTGCCGCTGGACGAACTGCCCAAGACCGCGCTCCGGAAACTGGCCGAGGCCACCGTCAGCCGCGCGGCCTGA
- a CDS encoding lipase chaperone translates to MKVFGQRNRAAAAVLAAGTLMAVAACTPANPGTASGSSSVSAAPSPAQPSTTAPASPSAAPGTSATVGAMVPGFPEQLLPLMPGAKVVSSSFDKTTTPATVALVGSISAPSAEVLAFYTKELVAQGFTAVPGETVGAIPSKDFLRGDSETVNISVLETAGVSTFTIGANVAAESVK, encoded by the coding sequence GTGAAGGTATTTGGACAGCGCAACCGTGCTGCGGCAGCCGTTCTGGCCGCGGGCACGCTGATGGCCGTGGCCGCGTGCACGCCCGCCAACCCCGGGACGGCGTCGGGCTCCTCATCGGTCTCGGCCGCGCCGTCCCCGGCCCAACCGTCCACGACGGCGCCGGCGAGCCCCTCGGCCGCACCCGGCACCTCGGCCACCGTCGGCGCCATGGTTCCGGGGTTCCCGGAGCAGCTCCTGCCGCTTATGCCGGGGGCGAAGGTCGTCTCCAGCAGCTTCGACAAGACCACGACGCCGGCGACCGTGGCGCTCGTTGGCAGCATCTCCGCGCCCTCGGCCGAGGTGCTCGCCTTTTATACGAAGGAACTTGTTGCCCAGGGCTTCACGGCGGTGCCGGGGGAAACGGTGGGAGCCATTCCCTCCAAGGACTTCCTCCGCGGTGACAGCGAAACGGTCAACATCTCGGTGCTGGAGACCGCCGGGGTTTCCACGTTCACCATCGGCGCGAACGTCGCCGCCGAGTCCGTCAAGTGA
- the dinB gene encoding DNA polymerase IV — MHVDMDAFFVSVELRTRPALVGRPVIVGYPADRSVVLSASYEARRFGVKSAMPMVVAMRMCPSAVVIEPRHKLYYEVSGQIMGIFGSITDLVEPLSVDEAFLDVGGAIRRLGPPRAIGELIRTRVRSELGITASVGIAASKFVAKIASTRCKPNGLLLIGPEETVPYLHSLPVSALWGVGAKTVDVLSRMGIRTVADVAASPLPSLRKVLGASGEHVYRLSWGIDPRPVTPVRLEKSIGAEETFAVDTADEALLHRELLRLSHRTAERLRSAGMHARTVALKLRYADFSTITRSRTVSTPIDSAQLLYAVAVQLLESLGERPMTVRLVGIRAEQLEEAAQAPLQLSLDRRDDNWRAAEQVLDQVTRKFGTKSVLPARLLDPGDAPG; from the coding sequence ATGCACGTGGACATGGACGCGTTCTTTGTCTCCGTGGAACTTCGCACCCGTCCGGCCCTCGTCGGCAGGCCCGTCATCGTCGGCTATCCCGCGGACCGTTCCGTTGTGCTCTCCGCCTCCTACGAGGCACGGCGTTTTGGCGTCAAGTCCGCCATGCCGATGGTGGTTGCCATGCGGATGTGCCCCTCCGCCGTCGTCATCGAGCCCCGGCACAAGCTGTACTACGAGGTGTCCGGCCAGATCATGGGGATCTTCGGCTCGATCACCGACCTCGTGGAGCCACTGAGCGTGGACGAGGCCTTCCTCGACGTCGGGGGAGCGATCCGGCGGCTGGGCCCGCCCCGGGCGATCGGCGAACTCATCCGCACCCGCGTCCGCAGCGAACTGGGCATCACCGCGTCCGTCGGGATTGCCGCCAGCAAGTTCGTGGCGAAGATTGCTTCCACCCGATGCAAGCCGAACGGACTGCTGCTTATCGGTCCGGAGGAGACGGTCCCGTACCTGCACAGCCTGCCGGTCAGCGCCCTGTGGGGTGTCGGGGCCAAAACCGTCGACGTGCTGTCCCGGATGGGCATCCGGACCGTGGCGGACGTCGCGGCGTCCCCGCTGCCGTCGCTCCGGAAGGTGCTCGGTGCTTCGGGGGAGCACGTCTACCGCCTGTCGTGGGGGATTGACCCCCGGCCGGTCACCCCTGTGCGGCTCGAGAAGAGCATCGGCGCGGAGGAGACCTTCGCCGTGGACACCGCGGACGAGGCGCTGCTGCACCGCGAACTGCTGCGCCTTTCGCACCGGACGGCGGAGCGGCTCCGCAGTGCCGGCATGCACGCCCGCACCGTGGCCCTCAAGCTGCGCTACGCGGACTTCTCCACGATCACCCGCAGCCGCACGGTCAGCACCCCGATCGACAGCGCCCAGCTGCTGTACGCCGTCGCCGTCCAGCTGCTGGAATCACTCGGCGAACGCCCGATGACCGTGCGGCTCGTCGGGATCCGCGCCGAACAGCTCGAGGAGGCCGCACAGGCCCCCCTCCAATTGAGCCTCGACCGCAGGGATGACAACTGGCGCGCCGCTGAGCAGGTCCTGGACCAGGTGACCCGGAAATTTGGCACCAAATCGGTGCTTCCGGCGCGCCTCCTGGACCCCGGGGACGCTCCGGGCTGA